A stretch of Fusarium fujikuroi IMI 58289 draft genome, chromosome FFUJ_chr10 DNA encodes these proteins:
- a CDS encoding related to xylosidase/glycosyl hydrolase: MKLSSLATLAASFSPTLAGLVRHPRATTFNNPVIYSDFPDNDVFLGPDNYYYFSASNFHFSPGAPILKSKDLLNWDLIGHSIPRLNFGDGYDLPPSGSRSYRGGTWASSLRYRKSNGQWYWIGCINFWQTWVYTASSPEGPWYNKGNFGDNNCYYDNGILIDDDDTMYVVYGSGEVKVSQLSQDGFSPVKSQVVLKNTDIGVQDLEGNRMYKINGLYYILNDSPSGSQTWIWKSKSPWGPYESKVLADKVTPPISGGNSPHQGSLIKTPSGDWYFMSFTWAYPAGRLPVLAPITWGSDGFPILVKGANGGWGSSYPTLPGTNGVTKNWTRTETFRGTSLAPSWEWNHNPDVNSFTVNNGLTLRTASVTKDIYQARNTLSHRTHGDHPTGIVKIDFSQMKDGDRAGLSAFRDQSAYIGVHRDNGKLTIATKHGMNMDEWNGTTTDLGQINATADVPSGKTKIWLRLQLDTNPAGTGNTVFSYSWDGVKYETLGPNFKLYNGWAFFIAYRFGIFNYAETALGGSIKVESFTAA, encoded by the coding sequence ATGAAGTTATCTTCGCTTGCTACTTTGGCGGCCTCTTTTTCCCCAACACTTGCTGGCTTGGTTAGACACCCTCGCGCCACCACGTTCAATAATCCTGTCATCTACTCAGATTTCCCAGATAACGATGTATTCCTCGGTCCGGATAACTACTATTATTTCTCGGCCTCCAACTTCCATTTCAGCCCTGGAGCCCCCATTTTGAAGTCCAAAGACCTGCTCAACTGGGATCTCATCGGCCATTCAATTCCCCGCCTGAACTTTGGTGACGGCTATGATCTTCCTCCTAGCGGCTCACGCTCCTACCGTGGGGGAACTTGGGCGTCATCCCTTAGATACAGAAAGAGCAATGGACAGTGGTACTGGATCGGCTGCATCAACTTCTGGCAGACCTGGGTATATACCGCCTCATCACCCGAAGGTCCTTGGTACAACAAGGGGAATTTCGGCGATAACAATTGCTACTACGACAATGGTATACTgatcgacgacgacgacactATGTATGTAGTATACGGCTCCGGTGAGGTCAAAGTATCTCAGCTATCACAGGACGGATTCAGCCCGGTCAAATCCCAGGTAGTTCTCAAGAACACTGATATTGGTGTCCAGGACTTGGAGGGCAACCGTATGTACAAGATCAACGGGCTCTACTACATCCTAAACGATAGCCCAAGTGGTAGTCAGACCTGGATTTGGAAGTCGAAATCACCCTGGGGGCCGTATGAGTCCAAGGTCCTTGCCGACAAGGTCACCCCTCCTATCTCAGGTGGTAACTCGCCTCACCAGGGTAGCCTCATCAAGACACCCAGTGGTGACTGGTACTTTATGTCATTCACTTGGGCCTATCCTGCCGGCCGTCTTCCGGTTCTTGCACCGATTACGTGGGGTAGCGATGGTTTCCCCATTCTTGTCAAGGGTGCTAATGGCGGATGGGGATCATCTTACCCAACGCTTCCTGGCACGAACGGTGTGACAAAGAACTGGACAAGGACTGAAACCTTTCGCGGAACTTCACTGGCTCCATCCTGGGAGTGGAATCACAACCCAGACGTCAACTCCTTCACTGTCAACAACGGCCTAACCCTCCGCACTGCTAGCGTCACAAAGGATATCTACCAGGCGAGGAACACGCTATCTCACCGAACTCATGGCGATCATCCGACAGGCATAGTTAAGATTGACTTCTCTCAGATGAAAGACGGTGACCGGGCCGGGCTTTCAGCGTTTCGAGACCAAAGTGCATACATCGGTGTTCATCGAGATAATGGAAAGCTCACAATCGCTACGAAGCATGGGATGAATATGGATGAATGGAATGGAACAACAACAGATCTGGGACAAATAAATGCCACTGCTGATGTGCCTTCTGGAAAGACCAAGATCTGGCTGAGACTTCAGCTTGATACCAACCCAGCCGGAACTGGCAACACGGTCTTTTCTTACAGCTGGGATGGCGTCAAGTATGAGACACTTGGCCCCAACTTCAAGCTATACAATGGCTGGGCATTCTTTATCGCTTACCGATTTGGGATCTTCAACTACGCCGAGACAGCGTTGGGAGGCTCCATCAAAGTTGAGTCTTTCACAGCTGCTTAG
- a CDS encoding related to nucleoside-diphosphate-sugar epimerases, with translation MSRALLITGATGKQGSSVINALISKNTDFLLLAATRNKESPSAKKLASKSSNIRLIEGDLDSIPALFSAAKQAAGTVPLWGVYSVQLSMGKGVTLEGEVRQGKGLIDESIKAGVKHFVYSSVDRGGDEKSWKDATVVPHFKTKHEIEHYLRDSTADGKSPMNWTILRPTAFMENLEPGFATKVFLTMIRDTLKNKPLQWTATEDIGFFAAEAFTDPQAWGKLAISLAGDELTFAQLSEAFEHATGGPAGTTFGLLGKALKHGVAELGIMVNWFRDEGYGADLAKVRQLNPGAKTMEQWVKTSAFVSH, from the coding sequence ATGTCTCGtgctcttctcatcactggCGCCACCGGCAAGCAAGGCAGCTCGGTCATCAATGCTCTTATCTCAAAGAACACGgacttccttcttctggctGCCACCCGTAACAAGGAGTCACCTTCCGCAAAGAAGCTAGCCTCCAAATCCTCCAATATCAGGCTGATTGAGGGCGATCTTGACTCAATCCCCGCTCTCTTCAGTGCCGCTAAGCAAGCTGCCGGAACTGTGCCGCTTTGGGGTGTCTACTCAGTGCAACTATCCATGGGCAAGGGTGTTACACTCGAAGGCGAAGTCCGACAAGGAAAGGGTCTCATCGACGAATCGATCAAGGCTGGCGTTAAGCACTTTGTCTACTCCAGCGTTGACCGTGGCGGCGACGAGAAGTCTTGGAAAGACGCCACTGTTGTCCCTCACTTCAAGACCAAGCACGAGATCGAGCATTACCTCCGCGACTCGACCGCCGACGGGAAGAGTCCGATGAACTGGACCATCTTACGCCCAACAGCATTCATGGAAAACCTAGAACCTGGTTTCGCCACCAAAGTCTTCCTAACCATGATTCGCGACActctcaagaacaagccTCTTCAGTGGACGGCAACTGAGGACATCGGCTTCTTCGCTGCTGAAGCTTTCACCGACCCACAAGCCTGGGGCAAGCTAGCTATCAGCCTGGCTGGCGATGAGCTCACATTCGCACAACTCAGCGAAGCTTTTGAGCACGCCACTGGCGGACCTGCTGGTACGACATTCGGTTTGCTCGGAAAAGCTTTGAAGCATGGTGTTGCCGAGCTCGGAATCATGGTTAATTGGTTCAGAGATGAAGGTTACGGTGCTGATTTGGCCAAGGTTCGACAGCTGAACCCTGGGGCCAAGACGATGGAACAGTGGGTTAAGACAAGTGCTTTTGTTAGCCATTAA
- a CDS encoding related to heterokaryon incompatibility protein (het-6OR allele), translated as MRVVDLNDESIEFAAVSYTWGNPTTVHEEPVPDIDGLEFEEHADKLPFTYYSPELGPNGDKLVMVDRAKLLYYDMHRYVPHEEVLWQKRTHHEIEVDGSRVPIEENLLSFFQSILTLRTAIAPSPGEPESSTYRSINLPIWADALCINQADLDERAAQVKLMGRLYKSATIVLAWVGQYDRLAQLAIEAMGRILDFDATRLHAQDSSYQEQEEVTMSSVPGMTVVHWFALFSLFQRLWFRRAWVVQEAVFARDILMVCGATLQSMDFILAVAGFLEQTGIDIELCHFGHNFLTNRAVSDQSQHWEKLSLLSDQPARAANELKVTPRDALSFILGYHHTRSRLGLCNAGLPMVTLLPDEEGEDGKTKGKSCRWVIELPEVTHLIDHDIVESFCEELGMTGFRFERRKLHLLSVLSDFRELEATDPRDKIFAFLNLAEDGLGLQPDYSVDVKKVFVQATKAMIDKRIGSHLAILSHVQDLSDTRIQGLPSWVPDFSARLGRVPFDQGGHDDRFCAGTHDNVDYDDWVIRIDPDDKLSVKGIKVDTVSISTELNQDPVIQALRLALHSPAEYPVQVRAWRVEETGPNRSRRYIRPSQTVTRIEALWRTLIIDKLTEEENDFGSLDSRANIGTGFSNWILTDILEARDLLAEWSGHCSVSWTWELIQKSFTTRLALWSAIYDARQVSNELQVPDLEAAIADFREKVEKEVVQPDDDVEDEEEVKYQSQTLAQEAKKEGESKHGEGEAESSEKGRFDRKAQGGGNTSWEASFLPAARLISKGFRPPSVVKDDQDKDPLGGKYKRPSMQRLTPLGRRKLRNFEKQMRNATQGRKLFMTESGLLGLGPKTLGQSSSKDEVWILMGARVPFILHHIEGSKYRVVGEAYVHGVMYGEGYDRYTDWDEFGRSGVDTIQLV; from the coding sequence ATGCGGGTAGTCGACCTAAACGATGAGAGTATCGAATTCGCCGCCGTCTCATATACGTGGGGCAACCCCACTACAGTTCATGAAGAACCCGTGCCCGATATCGATGGCTTGGAATTCGAAGAACACGCCGATAAACTTCCTTTCACCTATTACAGCCCCGAACTGGGACCCAATGGCGACAAACTGGTAATGGTTGATCGCGCCAAGCTTCTGTACTACGATATGCATCGTTATGTCCCCCATGAAGAGGTGCTTTGGCAAAAGCGCACGCATCATGAAATAGAAGTTGATGGGAGTCGAGTACCAATTGAGGAAAACCTCTTATCGTTCTTCCAATCAATATTGACACTTCGAACTGCAATTGCTCCTAGCCCAGGAGAACCGGAGAGCTCGACTTACCGCTCCATCAACCTGCCCATCTGGGCGGATGCACTGTGTATCAACCAAGCAGACCTCGACGAGCGAGCTGCCCAAGTCAAGCTTATGGGGCGCCTATACAAGTCAGCGACTATAGTACTTGCTTGGGTTGGCCAATATGACAGGCTTGCGCAACTAGCGATAGAGGCAATGGGTAGAATTCTTGATTTCGACGCAACTCGCCTCCACGCACAAGACTCATcatatcaagaacaagaggaagTCACCATGTCCTCAGTCCCAGGGATGACAGTGGTGCACTGGTTTGCCCTCTTTTCGCTCTTTCAAAGACTCTGGTTCCGCAGGGCTTGGGTCGTTCAGGAGGCAGTCTTTGCTCGGGATATCTTGATGGTTTGCGGCGCGACGCTGCAAAGTATGGACTTCATCTTAGCAGTTGCAGGATTTCTGGAACAGACGGGAATCGATATTGAGTTATGCCATTTTGGGCATAATTTCCTCACTAATCGAGCTGTATCAGACCAGTCTCAACATTGGGAGAAATTGTCGTTGCTCTCTGATCAGCCAGCGAGGGCGGCAAATGAGCTGAAGGTCACTCCGCGCGATGCTCTTTCTTTTATCCTTGGATACCATCATACTCGCTCGCGTCTTGGGCTCTGCAACGCTGGCCTGCCCATGGTCACCCTGCTTCCAGACGAAGAAGGGGAGGACGGGAAAACCAAGGGCAAATCATGTCGATGGGTCATAGAACTTCCCGAAGTCACCCACCTCATCGATCACGATATAGTGGAATCTTTCTGCGAGGAGTTGGGCATGACTGGCTTCAGATTTGAACGCCGAAAGCTACACCTACTTTCCGTCCTCTCCGACTTTCGGGAACTTGAGGCTACTGATCCCCGAGACAAGATCTTCGCTTTTCTGAACCTTGCCGAAGACGGACTCGGACTGCAGCCAGACTACAGTGTCGACGTCAAGAAGGTCTTCGTCCAAGCAACAAAGGCTATGATTGACAAACGCATTGGTTCACACCTTGCGATTCTGTCCCATGTGCAAGACCTTTCAGACACGAGGATCCAAGGCTTGCCAAGCTGGGTGCCAGACTTTAGTGCCAGACTGGGACGGGTTCCGTTCGACCAAGGTGGGCATGATGATCGTTTCTGTGCCGGCACTCATGACAATGTTGATTATGACGACTGGGTAATCCGTATTGATCCCGATGATAAGCTAAGTGTCAAGGGCATCAAGGTGGATACTGTCTCTATATCCACAGAGTTGAATCAAGACCCTGTCATCCAGGCTCTTCGACTGGCATTGCATAGTCCGGCCGAATATCCTGTTCAAGTAAGAGCATGGCGTGTCGAGGAGACTGGACCTAATCGCTCAAGACGATACATCCGCCCATCACAAACGGTGACCCGGATTGAAGCCCTATGGCGCACTCTGATCATTGATAAACTGACCGAGGAGGAGAACGACTTCGGCAGTTTGGACTCAAGAGCAAACATAGGGACGGGCTTCAGCAACTGGATTTTGACTGATATCCTAGAAGCTCGCGACTTGCTTGCTGAGTGGTCAGGACATTGCTCAGTATCATGGACATGGGAGCTGATTCAGAAGTCATTCACTACTCGCTTGGCTCTTTGGTCGGCCATCTATGACGCACGGCAGGTGTCCAATGAACTGCAGGTGCCAGATCTCGAAGCAGCTATAGCTGATTTCAGGGAAAAGGTAGAAAAGGAGGTAGTACAGCCAGACGACGATgtagaggatgaagaggaagtaAAGTATCAAAGCCAAACGCTGGcacaagaagcaaagaaggagGGGGAGAGCAAACATGGAGAAGGGGAAGCGGAATCATCTGAGAAAGGAAGATTTGACAGAAAAGCTCAGGGAGGAGGCAACACTTCGTGGGAAGCAAGCTTTTTACCCGCAGCACGGCTCATCAGCAAAGGCTTTCGACCTCCTTCGGTGGTAAAAGACGACCAAGATAAGGACCCGTTGGGGGGCAAGTATAAGCGACCTTCGATGCAACGATTGACCCCACTGGGACGGAGGAAGCTCCGCAACTTCGAAAAGCAAATGCGGAATGCTACTCAGGGTCGGAAACTCTTCATGACGGAATCGGGGCTGCTTGGCCTGGGACCCAAGACTCTTGGCCAGAGTAGCAGCAAGGATGAAGTATGGATTCTGATGGGGGCTCGAGTGCCCTTTATTCTACATCATATCGAAGGTTCCAAGTATCGCGTTGTTGGAGAGGCTTATGTTCATGGAGTGATGTATGGCGAAGGATATGATCGCTATACTGACTGGGACGAGTTCGGGCGTAGTGGCGTGGATACGATACAGTTGGTTTAG
- a CDS encoding probable endo-1,4-beta-xylanase A precursor, which produces MVSFTSLLAAVSAVTGVMALPSAQPIDGMSVVERDPPTNVLDKRTQPTTGTSGGYYFSFWTDTPNSVTYTNGNGGQFSMQWSGNGNHVGGKGWMPGAARTIKYSGTYNINGNSYLAVYGWTQNPLIEYYIVENFGTYNPSSGGQKKGEVTVDGSVYDIYVSTRVNAPSIEGNKTFQQYWSVRRNKRSSGSVNTGAHFQAWKNVGLNLGNHNYQILAVEGYYSSGSASMTVSQ; this is translated from the exons atGGTTTCCTTCACCTCCCTCCTCGCCGCCGTCTCGGCTGTCACTGGCGTCATGGCCCTTCCCTCCGCTCAGCCCATTGACGGCATGAGCGTTGTCGAGCGTGATCCTCCTACAAACGTCCTCGACAAGCGCACCCAGCCAACTACTGGCACAAGCGGTGGCTACTACTTCTCTTTCTGGACTGATACACCCAACTCTGTCACCTACACCAACGGCAACGGTGGCCAGTTCAGCATGCAGTGGAGTGGAAACGGTAACCACGTCGGTGGAAAAGGCTGGATGCCCGGTGCTGCTCG CACCATCAAGTACTCTGGTACTTACAACATCAACGGCAACAGCTACCTCGCTGTTTACGGATGGACCCAGAACCCTCTCATCGAGTACTACATCGTTGAGAACTTCGGCACCTACAACCCCTCTTCCGGCGGCCAGAAGAAGGGTGAGGTCACCGTTGACGGATCTGTCTATGACATCTACGTCAGCACCCGTGTCAACGCCCCCTCCATTGAGGGTAACAAGACCTTTCAGCAGTACTGGTCTGTCCGACGCAACAAGCGTTCCAGCGGATCCGTCAACACCGGTGCTCACTTCCAGGCCTGGAAGAACGTCGGCCTCAACCTTGGTAACCACAACTATCAGATCCTTGCTGTTGAGGGCTACTACAGCTCTGGCTCTGCCAGCATGACTGTCTCCCAGTAA
- a CDS encoding related to integral membrane protein yields MPIDPSGLTVIATEWALISVATAVILARLYLRLVLQRRNLLASDVFMCAAWASAVATASFDIYFFRIGIFKPGTTFDLAGFEGTAAEAENFYKLYYFSTYPFYVTFYLSKAALLAVYLQIFPSFMVKRRRFLWVVIIYVAIGFVITILLLSLSCLPIWRNWTLSDQRCTVKTIKINFEISWVLNISADILIFILPWLVIPELTLRRRLRYSLYATFLLGVINIIFCVVRFAQIQQYGGDLVITISLVELWSFIDACIGLIIACLPSLRPFFNWREKIQYYGHSSGQDSKGYSSHNSGRPMISSDPESLSQPSNVHLSEDMQQRFSVT; encoded by the exons atgccaaTAGACCCAAGCGGCCTAACGGTCATT GCTACTGAATGGGCCCTTATCTCTGTCGCGACCGCAGTCATTCTAGCACGGTTGTATCTCCGTCTCGTTCTACAACGACGAAATCTACTGGCAAGTGATGTGTTCATGTGCGCCGCATGGGCTTCGGCCGTCGCGACAGCAAGCTTCGATATCTATTTCTTTCGTATAGGTATCTTCAAACCCGGTACCACGTTCGATCTCGCCGGGTTTGAAGGAACTGCGGCAGAGGCCGAGAATTTCTACAAG CTCTACTATTTTTCCACGTATCCCTTCTACGTCACGTTCTACTTGTCCAAGGCAGCTCTACTGGCTGTGTACTTACAGATCTTCCCCAGCTTTATGGTAAAGAGACGTCGATTCCTCTGGGTTGTTATCATCTACGTTGCGATAGGTTTCGTTATTACAATACTATTACTCAGTCTTTCATGTCTACCAATATGGAGAAATTG GACCTTATCGGACCAAAGATGCACCGTTAAAACCATCAAAATCAACTTCGAAATCTCCTGGGTGTTAAACATCAGTGCAGATATTCTCA TTTTCATTCTGCCCTGGCTTGTCATTCCGGAGCTGACACTGCGAAGGAGACTGAGATATAGTCTTTACGCAACGTTTCTCCTCGGTGTCATCAATATTATCTTCTGTGTAGTCCGCTTTGCTCAGATTCAGCAATATGGTGGTGATCTGGTAATCACCATCAGTCTTGTCG AATTATGGAGTTTCATAGATGCTTGCATTGGACTGATCATAGCATGCCTTCCATCACTCCGGCCTTTCTTTAACTGGCGAGAAAAGATTCAGTACTATGGCCACAGCAGCGGTCAAGATAGCAAAGGATATTCAAGCCATAACTCAGGAAGGCCGATGATATCATCAGACCCAGAAAGTTTGAGTCAGCCTTCCAACGTTCACTTGAGTGAAGATATGCAACAGAGGTTCTCCGTAACGTAA
- a CDS encoding related to flavoprotein, with amino-acid sequence MAAIKNIALITTSTRKSRVGPQITSVINDILTGDADASKNTKISLVDVANFNLPVFDEEIMPAMVPDKGSFKHAHSIAWSNEIKKYDGYIFVIPEYNFGLAGGTKNAVDYLYNEWIGKGVLIISYGIFGGNSASEQLDKTLKGMKLNVVDTRPALGFHGGVGDDLWLAGAGKLGDDTKKDIVAETPTILKAFGELKDLMDKQVPKDSQK; translated from the coding sequence ATGGCtgccatcaagaacatcgcTCTCATCACTACAAGCACTCGCAAGAGTCGAGTTGGTCCTCAGATCACCAGTGTCATCAACGATATCCTCACTGGCGATGCAGATGCCAGCAAGAACACCAAGATCTCCCTAGTAGACGTCGCAAACTTCAACCTCCCCGTCTTCGATGAAGAAATCATGCCCGCCATGGTACCCGACAAGGGTTCCTTCAAGCATGCTCACTCTATTGCCTGGAGtaatgagatcaagaagtaCGACGGCTACATCTTTGTCATTCCAGAGTACAACTTTGGCCTTGCCGGTGGCACCAAGAACGCCGTTGATTACCTGTACAACGAGTGGATTGGCAAGGGTGTTCTGATTATCAGCTATGGTATCTTTGGAGGTAATTCTGCAAGTGAACAACTTGATAAGACACTGAAAGGCATGAAGCTCAATGTTGTTGATACTCGACCTGCGCTTGGATTtcatggtggtgttggtgatgacctcTGGcttgctggtgctggaaagCTGGGCGATGATACCAAGAAGGATATCGTTGCTGAGACGCCTACTATCCTCAAGGCTTTTGGTGAATTGAAGGATCTGATGGACAAGCAGGTGCCCAAGGATAGCCAAAAATGA
- a CDS encoding related to oxidoreductase — translation MATQTGIIIEGANQPHKVVDTIPRPSPEGRQVLVKCLAVGLNPIEALQHHTGMMVNEWPAVLGSDGAGVVIEVGPDVTRLKVGDYVYSCAPVGQNRFTPFQEAYLAREDLLFKKGDNISLEDSCTIGACLLTSTLCLLSGAGLELPNDDNKAQERDEWIVVLGGSGNVGQFAIQLGKVCGYKVLASCSPSKQSIAVRSGASATFDSRETIDAQVAEIKKITDGNFGKMMDTSTYGYKIMVKALETASNAKEKYLTSVDSWSPFSTPSSISEFRADLGHLCRPNETDGAQITSNIAKWIPLLERHIAAGTLKPLEHHVVDGVGWEKVIQGIQDMESGKFGKKVVVRTQEE, via the exons ATGGCGACCCAAACAGGCATCATAATCGAAGGAGCCAACCAACCTCACAAAGTAGTTGACACCATCCCCCGCCCGTCCCCCGAAGGCAGGCAAGTGCTTGTGAAATGTCTCGCCGTGGGTCTCAATCCTAT CGAAGCCCTCCAGCATCACACTGGGATGATGGTAAACGAGTGGCCCGCAGTCCTAGGCAGCGATGGCGCAGGTGTTGTCATTGAAGTTGGACCCGACGTTACCAGGCTGAAGGTCGGCGACTACGTCTACAGCTGTGCGCCAGTCGGCCAGAACCGATTCACGCCATTTCAAGAAGCTTATCTGGCTCGGGAAGATTTGCTGTTCAAAAAGGGCGACAACATCTCCCTTGAAGACAGTTGCACCATTGGAGCATGTCTTTTG ACTTCAACCCTATGTCTCCTTAGTGGAGCAGGGCTTGAGCTTCCCAATGATGACAACAAGGCACAGGAAAGAGATGAATGGATCGTCGTTCTGGGTGGCAGTGGAAATGTTGGACAATTTGCGATACAG CTGGGTAAAGTCTGCGGATATAAGGTTCTGGCGTCTTGCTCTCCGTCTAAGCAATCT ATTGCTGTCCGAAGCGGAGCTTCAGCGACCTTTGACAGTCGTGAGACGATCGATGCGCAAGTTGCAGAAATCAAGAAGATTACCGACGGAAACTTTGGCAAAATGATGGACACGAGCACTTATGGTTACAAAATTATGGTGAAAGCTCTCGAAACCGCTTCCAATGCGAAAGAGAAATACCTTACGTCGGTTGACTCTTG GTCCCcattctcaacaccatcttctATCAGCGAGTTTAGAGcagatcttggccatctctGCCGCCCCAATGAGACGGATGGCGCACAGATTACATCCAACATCGCCAAATGGATTCCGTTGCTTGAAAGGCATATAGCTGCTGGGACTCTGAAGCCACTCGAACATCATGTTGTTGACGGGGTCGGGTGGGAGAAAGTCATTCAGGGCATTCAGGACATGGAAAGTGGAAAATTTGGAAAGAAAGTTGTTGTGAGAACCCaggaagaatga
- a CDS encoding probable cellulose 1,4-beta-cellobiosidase II precursor, which yields MAYKLILAAFAATALAAPVEERQSCSNGVWSQCGGQNWSGTPCCTSGNKCVKLNDFYSQCQPGTAEPSSTAAGPSSTTATKTTATGASSTTAGGSVTSAPPAASGNPYSGVDLWANGYYRSEVMSLAVPKLSGARATAAAKVADVPSFQWMDTYDHISLMEDTLADIRKANKAGGNYAGQFVVYDLPNRDCAAAASNGEYSLDKDGANKYKAYIAKIKGILQDYSDTKVILVIEPDSLANLVTNLNVDKCAKAESAYKELTIYAIKELNLPNVSMYLDAGHGGWLGWPANIGPAAKLYAQIYKDAGKPSRVRGLVTNVSNYNGWKLSTKPDYTESNPNYDEQRYINAFAPLLAQEGWSNVKFIVDQGRSGKQPTGQKAQGDWCNAKGTGFGLRPSTNTGDALADAFVWVKPGGESDGTSDTSAARYDYHCGLDDALKPAPEAGTWFQAYFEQLLDNANPSFL from the exons ATGGCCTACAAGCTTATCCTCGCCGCCTTTGCGGCTACAGCTCTTGCTGCTCCCGTTGAAGAGCGCCAGTCTTGCAGCAACGGAGTTTG GTCTCAGTGCGGTGGTCAGAACTGGAGCGGCACTCCTTGCTGCACCAGCGGAAACAAGTGTGTCAAGCTCAACGACTTCTACTCTCAGTGCCAGCCTGGCACTGCTGAGCCTTCATCAACCGCTGCTGGACCCAGCTCCACCACTGCCACCAAGACTACCGCCACTGGTGCAAGCTCTACTACTGCTGGCGGCTCCGTCACTTCTGCCCCTCCCGCGGCCAGTGGCAACCCTTACTCCGGTGTTGATCTATGGGCCAACGGCTACTACCGCTCTGAGGTTATGAGCTTGGCTGTTCCTAAGCTGAGCGGTGCCAGGgctactgctgctgccaaggtcGCTGATGTTCCCTCCTTCCAGTGGAT GGACACCTACGACCACATTTCTCTCATGGAGGATACCCTTGCCGATATccgcaaggccaacaaggcTGGTGGCAACTATGCCGGTCAGTTCGTCGTCTACGATCTTCCCAACCGTGACTGCGCCGCTGCTGCCTCCAACGGAGAGTACTCCCTCGACAAGGACGGTGCCAACAAGTACAAGGCCTAcatcgccaagatcaagggcaTCCTCCAGGACTACTCTGACACCAAGGTCATCCTTGTTATTG AGCCTGACTCTCTTGCTAACCTGGTCACCAACCTGAACGTCGACAAGTGCGCCAAGGCAGAGAGTGCTTACAAGGAGCTCACCATCTACGCCATCAAGGAACTCAACCTCCCCAACGTCTCCATGTACCTCGATGCTGGCCACGGTGGCTGGCTCGGCTGGCCTGCCAACATCGGCCCTGCTGCTAAGCTCTATGCCCAGATCTACAAGGACGCTGGCAAGCCTTCTCGCGTTCGCGGTCTCGTCACCAATGTCTCCAACTACAACGGCTGGAAGCTCTCCACCAAGCCCGACTACACCGAGAGCAACCCCAACTACGACGAGCAGCGATACATTAACGCCTTCGCTCCTCTTCTTGCCCAGGAGGGTTGGTCCAATGTCAAGTTCATCGTCGACCAGGGCCGATCTGGTAAGCAGCCTACCGGCCAGAAGGCTCAGGGTGATTGGTGCAACGCCAAGGGTACTGGTTTCGGACTTCGACCTTCCACCAACACTGGTGATGCTCTCGCCGATGCTTTCGTCTGGGTCAAGCCTGGTGGTGAGTCTGATGGTACCTCTGATACCTCTGCTGCTCGCTACGACTACCACTGTGGTCTCGATGATGCTCTCAA GCCCGCTCCTGAGGCCGGAACCTGGTTCCAGGCTTACTTCGAGCAGCTCCTCGACAACGCTAACCCCTCATTCCTGTAA